Genomic segment of Gemmatimonadota bacterium:
ATTCCTCCGGATCCCTTCGGTGAGCGCCCGCGCCGAGCGCGGGGGCGATACACGCCGGGCCGCCGAGTGGGTCGCCGAGGCGCTCCAGCGCGCCGGCCTGGAGGCCGAAGTCGCCGAAACGGGCGGCCACCCGGTCGCTCTCGGAGAATGGCGCGGGGCCGGCCCTGGCGCACCGACCCTCCTCGTTTACGGACACTACGACGTCCAGCCGGCGGAGCCCCTCGAACTCTGGACTTCCGCGCCCTTCGAGCCGGAGCTGCGCGACGGGCGCATCTACGCGCGGGGCGCCGCCGACGACAAGGGACAGGTTTTTCTCCACCTGAAGGCGCTGGAGCTCCTCCTGGCCGACGGCGGGACTCTCCCGGTCAACGTCGTTGTCCTGATCGAAGGCGAGGAGGAGATCGCCTCGCCCAATCTTCTCACTTTCGTGGAATCAAATCGCGAGCGGCTCGCCGCGGACGCGGTGCTCGTCTCGGACACGGCCATGTTCGCGCCCGGAGTCCCCGCTCTCGTGATCTCCCTTCGAGGGCTCGCTTACTTCGAGCTCCGCGTCCGGGGCACCCGTGCAGACCTCCACTCGGGGACCTACGGTGGCGCGGTTCCGAATGCCGCGGCCATCCTCGTCGAGATCCTCTCCACCCTGCACGACGCCCACGGCCACATCCTGATTCCGGAGTTTTACGATCGGGTCGCGGAGTGGGAGAGCGAGGCGCTTCACCGCCTGCGCGAGCTCCCCTTCGACGACGAGACGTTTCGTGAGGAGGCCGGAGCGATCGCGCTCTCCGGAGAGGCGGGTTACTCGACGCTCGAGAGGCTCTGGACGCGCCCGACCTGCGAGGTGAACGGCCTTCTCGCCGGATACACGGGCGAGGGGGCGAAAACCGTCCTTCCGTCACACGCGCTGGCGAAGGTGAGCTTCCGGCTCGTTCCGGATCAGGACCCGAAGGAGGTCGAGCGGCTTTTCCGGGCGCACGTCGCGCGCGTCGCTCCCGCGGAGGTGGAGGTCGAGGTCGTGCCGCTGCACGGGGGAAGACCCTGGCGCGCCAGCACCGAGGGGCCCGTCTTCGAAGCGGCCCGGGGGGCGCTGGCCAGCGTTTACGGGAAGGAGCCGGTCCTCATAGGCGACGGCGCTTCGATCCCGATCGTCGCCGGCTTCGAGCGCGTCCTGGGGACTCGCTGCGTCCTCATGGGATTCGGATACCCGGGCGCGAATCTGCACGCCCCCGACGAATGGTTTCCCGACGCGCAGATCGAGAAGGGGATCGCCTCGCTTTTGGAGTTCTACCGGCGGCTCTGACGAGCCCGCTCCGGGATCACTCCTCCGGATGCCCCACCATGACCCCTGCGCGAAGGAGGGCGCGCGCCTTGTTCAGCGTCTCCTCATACTCCGTTGCGGGATCGGAGTCGGCGACGATCCCGGCACCGGCCTGCACGAAGGCGCGCCCGTCCACGGCGAGAACGGTGCGGATCGCGATGGCGGTATCCATCGTCATTCCGCCGTACCCGAGATAACCCACCGCTCCGGCATAGGGGCCACGGCGCGTGGGCTCGAGTTCCTCGATGATCTCCATCGCGCGGATCTTCGGCGCACCGGAAACGGTCCCCGCGGGAAAACATGCGCGCAGCACGTCCATCGCCCCGAGCCCCTCCTTCAACTCGCCTTCGACCTGAGAGCAAATGTGCATCACGTGAGAGTAGCGCTCGACCGC
This window contains:
- a CDS encoding dipeptidase, giving the protein MGHSRPDLTPHVARFRDELFEFLRIPSVSARAERGGDTRRAAEWVAEALQRAGLEAEVAETGGHPVALGEWRGAGPGAPTLLVYGHYDVQPAEPLELWTSAPFEPELRDGRIYARGAADDKGQVFLHLKALELLLADGGTLPVNVVVLIEGEEEIASPNLLTFVESNRERLAADAVLVSDTAMFAPGVPALVISLRGLAYFELRVRGTRADLHSGTYGGAVPNAAAILVEILSTLHDAHGHILIPEFYDRVAEWESEALHRLRELPFDDETFREEAGAIALSGEAGYSTLERLWTRPTCEVNGLLAGYTGEGAKTVLPSHALAKVSFRLVPDQDPKEVERLFRAHVARVAPAEVEVEVVPLHGGRPWRASTEGPVFEAARGALASVYGKEPVLIGDGASIPIVAGFERVLGTRCVLMGFGYPGANLHAPDEWFPDAQIEKGIASLLEFYRRL